The Chrysemys picta bellii isolate R12L10 chromosome 12, ASM1138683v2, whole genome shotgun sequence genome has a segment encoding these proteins:
- the LOC101952136 gene encoding zinc finger protein 850-like, whose translation MEPGEEPGPLDAEEGEIMRGACTEDGMVKIKEENCLEEAASHGSLLGMLAGKVSSSPDQVTACDSQCISNSQGKNPGETSQSKATSTGRALRKTKNNKAHHRINTAEKPYNCPECDQSFNVSSDLAVHQTIHTDERPYKCMECGEIFNQKSILVTHQRIHTGDKPYKCPDCGKSFRQNSTLRTHEKIHRAEKPYECLQCGKSFRVRSYLLMHERTHTVDKPFKCSDCGKSFCASSDLMKHQRTHTGERPYKCPDCGKSFSDCSAFIKHKKIHVAEKPYNCTDCGKSFRVISALTVHQAIHSGERPYKCPDCGKSFILRSCLVRHQRIHTGAKPYKCPDCGKSFRLSSTLCTHRKIHTAEKPYECLKCGKRFRVSSYLLTHERIHTVDKPYKCPECGKSFNARSYLIKHQRIHTGERPFKCLECGKSFNRRSTLITHQRIHTGEKPYKCPDCGKSFSVNSDLIVHQRLHLGERPYKCLDCGKTFRLSSHLTRHQRSHTGERPYKCLVCGENFSDCSGLIKHKRNHTGEEPYKCPECGKSFSVNSALIVHQRTHTGERPYKCLVCGKSFSDRSGLIKHRRIHTEEKPYKCPECGKSFSDSSSLIKHKIIHTGEKIYKCPECGKSFSHSSALLKHQRIHTGERPFKCLECEKRFTDSSALRRHRQIHSEDRPYKCPDCGERFSVTSGLVRHQKIHIEERPFKCSECGKSFQSNSLLKTHQRIHTGEKPYKCPECGKSFRQSSHLIRHQKIHME comes from the exons ATGGAGCCAGGGGAGGAGCCGGGCCCCTTGGATGCAGAGGAAGGGGAGATCATGAGAGGCGCCTGCACAG AGGATGGGATGGTGAAGATAAAGGAGGAGAATTGTCTGGAGGAAGCAGCATCACATGGGAGTTTATTGGGAATGTTGGCAGGGAAAGTTTCCTCAAGTCCTGATCAGGTGACGGCATGTGACTCTCAATGCATATCAAACAGTCAGGGAAAAAATCCTGGAGAGACATCACAGAGTAAAGCCACTTCCACTGGCAGAGCTCTCAGGAAAACTAAAAATAACAAAGCCCATCACAGAATTAACACTGCAGAGAAACCCTATAACTGCCCTGAGTGTGACCAAAGCTTCAATGTGAGCTCAGACCTTGCTGTGCATCAGACAATCCACACTGatgagagaccctataaatgcatGGAGTGTGGGGAAATCTTCAATCAGAAATCAATCCTTGTTActcaccagagaatccacactggagacAAGCCCTATAAGTGCCCCGACTGCGGGAAAAGCTTCCGTCAGAACTCAACACTTAGGACACATGAAAAAATCCACAGGGCAGAGAAACCCTATGAGTGCCTAcaatgtgggaaaagcttccgAGTGCGCTCCTACCTTCTTATGCACGAGAGGACCCACACTGTAGATAAACCCTTCAAATGCtccgactgtgggaaaagcttctgtGCAAGCTCTGACCTTATGaaacatcagagaacccacacaggagagagaccctataaatgccccgactgtgggaaaagcttcagtgattGCTCAGCCTTTATAAAACACAAGAAAATCCATGTGGCAGAGAAGCCCTATAACTGTactgactgtgggaaaagcttccgtGTGATTTCAGCCCTTACtgtacatcaggcaatccactcgggagagagaccctacaagtgccctgactgtgggaaaagcttcatccTGCGCTCATGCCTTGTtcgacatcagagaatccacactggtGCTAAACCTTATAAATGCcccgactgtgggaaaagcttccgtCTGAGCTCAACCCTTTGTACTCATCGGAAAATCCATACAGCAGAGAAACCCTATGAGTGCCTCAAATGTGGGAAAAGATTCCGAGTGAGCTCCTACCTTCTTACGCATGAGAGGATACACACTGTAGATAAACCTTATAAATGccccgagtgtgggaaaagcttcaatgcaAGGTCCTACCTTATCAAACATCaaagaatccacacgggagagagaccctttAAATGCcttgagtgcgggaaaagcttcaatcgcaGATCAACTCTTATcacgcatcagagaatccacactggagagaagcCCTATAAATGTcccgactgtgggaaaagcttcagtgtgAACTCAGACCTCATTGTACATCAGAGACTCCACTTGGGAgaaagaccctataaatgccttgactgtgggaaaactttccgTCTGAGCTCACACCTTACTAGACATCAGAGAAGCCACACTGGTGAGCGACCATATAAATGCCTGGTCTGTGGGGAAAACTTCAGTGACTGCTCAGGACTTATTAAACATAAAAGAAACCATACAGGAGAAGAACCTTATAAATGCCCTGAGTGTGGGAAATCCTTTAGTGTGAATTCAGCCCTTATTGTACATCaaagaacccacacaggagagagaccctataaatgccttgtctgtgggaaaagtttcagtgaCCGCTCAGGCCTCATTAAACACAGGAGAATCCACACAGAAGAGAAACCTTATAAATGCCCagaatgtgggaaaagcttcagtgacaGTTCAAGCCTTATTAAACATAAgataatccacacaggagagaaaatcTATAAATGCCctgaatgtgggaaaagctttagTCACAGCTCAGCCCTTTTGAAACACCAAagaatccatacaggagagagaccctttaAATGCCTCGAATGTGAGAAAAGGTTCACTGACAGCTCAGCCCTTAGGAGACACCGGCAAATCCACTCAGAAGACAGGCCCTATAAATGCCCCGACTGTGGGGAACGATTCAGTGTGACCTCAGGCCTTGTTAGACACCAGAAAATCCACATTGAGGAGAGACCTTTTAAATgtagtgagtgcgggaaaagcttccagTCAAACTCACTTCTTAaaacacatcagaggatccatacGGGAGAAAAACCCTATAAAtgccctgagtgtgggaaaagcttccgtCAGAGCTCCCACCTTATAAGACATCAGAAAATACACATGGAATAG